One stretch of Pararhizobium qamdonense DNA includes these proteins:
- a CDS encoding sensor histidine kinase, producing the protein MALSDKNFLIYLADQVELVPGNGWACLVDGSQIVLSQSMAAQLGLPHHQLMIPSSILRHLDPDNVAVFARKWLTSIKSGEQFDAIHRTRFASISFRFSGKLLSRTDLPASFWIGTALEIDSALKAEQVGGYSSYAKGIDETAASQKALKDREEQLRLVVGTIPAVVWETEPNGKTTFFNRRPGDFPDIVLPATGDPKEALFTAMRSVIHPDDQAQLQEAMERSYQTGDGWQARYRRRSDSGYRWLEGRTTPLLDDKGNLVRWYGIGIDVEDEVRAREQYRLAQEDLERVTQIASLAELSASIAHEISQPLASAAVGADACVRWLSAEPPNIQKARLSAAGVHRDTELAAEIVSRVRAMFQLGEGHKQTCSINTIVSDVCSIFSHGEGARGVVVSKRLDAEEPLVVVDPLQIRQVLMNLLRNASEATALNDDRARSIDVQTSTRGQQVLVSVEDRGTGISELTKIFEPFYTTKDSGMGVGLAISRSMISLHGGTIWAENTGEGARVAFSLQRMNTNS; encoded by the coding sequence TTGGCGCTGAGTGACAAGAACTTTCTAATTTATCTTGCCGACCAGGTAGAATTGGTCCCAGGCAATGGGTGGGCGTGTCTGGTCGATGGCAGCCAAATTGTGCTCAGCCAATCTATGGCGGCCCAACTGGGGTTGCCGCATCACCAACTGATGATACCTTCTTCCATCCTAAGACATTTGGACCCCGACAATGTCGCTGTCTTCGCCCGTAAATGGTTGACGTCCATTAAGAGTGGGGAGCAATTCGACGCGATCCACCGGACGAGGTTCGCCAGCATTAGCTTCCGGTTTAGCGGCAAGCTTTTGTCGCGCACCGATTTGCCCGCCTCGTTCTGGATTGGCACTGCCTTGGAAATTGACAGCGCTCTTAAGGCGGAGCAGGTGGGGGGCTATAGCAGCTATGCGAAAGGCATTGATGAAACTGCCGCCTCTCAAAAGGCCCTAAAAGACCGGGAGGAACAGCTTCGTCTCGTCGTTGGCACGATTCCCGCCGTAGTCTGGGAGACCGAGCCTAACGGTAAAACAACTTTCTTCAACCGTCGACCAGGTGACTTTCCGGACATTGTGTTACCGGCGACAGGCGATCCGAAAGAAGCGCTTTTTACCGCAATGAGGTCTGTGATCCACCCTGATGATCAAGCGCAACTGCAAGAGGCGATGGAGAGGAGTTATCAGACTGGAGACGGGTGGCAGGCGAGATACCGCCGACGGTCAGACAGCGGATACCGCTGGCTTGAAGGTCGCACGACACCGTTGTTAGACGACAAAGGCAATCTAGTTCGTTGGTATGGCATTGGAATCGACGTTGAGGACGAAGTGCGAGCTAGAGAGCAATATCGACTTGCGCAAGAAGACCTTGAGAGGGTGACCCAGATAGCAAGCTTGGCCGAATTGTCTGCTTCGATTGCTCATGAAATAAGCCAGCCCCTAGCTTCCGCAGCGGTTGGCGCGGATGCCTGTGTCAGGTGGCTGTCTGCTGAACCTCCAAATATTCAAAAAGCAAGACTGAGCGCAGCGGGTGTCCATCGTGATACCGAGTTGGCGGCTGAGATTGTAAGCCGAGTCCGGGCTATGTTTCAGCTGGGCGAGGGGCACAAGCAAACATGCTCAATAAACACGATTGTCAGTGATGTTTGCTCTATTTTTTCGCACGGGGAAGGAGCCCGAGGCGTTGTGGTTTCGAAACGTCTAGATGCCGAAGAGCCGCTTGTCGTGGTCGATCCCTTGCAAATCCGACAGGTTTTGATGAACCTGCTGAGGAACGCATCAGAGGCAACGGCGCTCAACGACGACAGAGCACGTTCGATAGATGTCCAGACCTCCACAAGAGGGCAGCAAGTATTGGTTTCCGTTGAAGACCGGGGAACTGGCATCTCTGAACTTACAAAGATTTTCGAGCCCTTCTACACCACAAAAGACAGCGGAATGGGCGTCGGTCTCGCTATCAGCAGATCAATGATTAGTTTACACGGCGGAACGATCTGGGCTGAGAACACTGGCGAAGGAGCCCGTGTAGCATTCTCTCTTCAGCGTATGAATACTAATTCTTGA
- a CDS encoding DoxX family protein yields MYIVSEVLFWALAIFFLYGALNNFLARGNLRETYRNWGYPDGFHYVTAALEFIAAILLIVPSTRIFGAALASCVMVAATGTLLRAGLRKQAIIPGIILAFSGLGVAAAYSAVSQS; encoded by the coding sequence ATGTACATAGTTTCTGAAGTGCTCTTCTGGGCTCTCGCCATTTTTTTCCTTTATGGAGCCCTTAACAACTTCCTGGCTCGCGGCAACCTCCGCGAGACCTACCGCAACTGGGGGTATCCTGACGGATTTCACTACGTGACAGCAGCCCTAGAATTTATCGCTGCCATCCTTCTCATCGTACCTAGCACAAGGATTTTTGGTGCGGCGCTGGCATCCTGCGTAATGGTGGCGGCAACTGGTACGCTTTTGAGGGCGGGCCTACGTAAGCAGGCAATCATACCAGGAATTATATTAGCGTTCTCTGGCCTTGGCGTCGCTGCCGCATACAGCGCGGTTTCACAATCATAG
- a CDS encoding DoxX family protein, producing the protein MGTVSTASNRDMAANYTALAALVGRLLISPIFITSGIGKITNSESYLGYIAASGLPFPVIALVGAIVLEIGGGAAIALGYQTRFVGLILALFSLLTALVFHSDFSDQNQFLHFWKNAAMAGGLLQLAAFGAGVASLDGRRSRQRWMVS; encoded by the coding sequence ATGGGCACCGTCAGCACTGCTAGCAACCGAGATATGGCCGCAAACTACACCGCGCTTGCTGCCCTGGTGGGCCGCCTTCTTATCAGCCCGATATTCATAACGTCCGGAATTGGGAAGATCACCAACTCCGAATCATATCTGGGTTACATCGCGGCATCCGGGCTTCCGTTTCCGGTAATAGCGCTGGTCGGAGCGATTGTGCTGGAAATTGGCGGGGGTGCGGCCATTGCCTTGGGATATCAAACTCGTTTCGTGGGCTTGATCCTTGCACTTTTCAGCCTTTTAACAGCCTTGGTGTTCCACAGTGACTTTTCGGACCAAAACCAATTTCTCCACTTTTGGAAAAATGCGGCGATGGCAGGCGGCCTGCTCCAACTAGCTGCATTTGGAGCCGGTGTTGCCAGCTTGGACGGTCGTCGTTCCAGACAGAGGTGGATGGTTTCCTAA
- a CDS encoding SDR family oxidoreductase — MTKTVLITGCSSGFGEASACLFAERGWNVVATMRNPSDLCETLPNVFVTKLDVQDRASIRSALDAGIEKFGRIDVVINNAGYGLSGVFEGTPREKVLDQFEVNVFGVMDVVRETLPHFRAHRSGLFINVSSGAGVFGLPMISLYNASKFALEGFSESLSYELSALGIGVKIVEPGGVLETKFGERSGQEFTSTSTPADYDEFVAGAGAIFEGLRKSRGLATSEEVAEVIFSAATDGTDQLRYIATEDIKPLIEKRRGSSESEYMTFMRSRMMPKLD, encoded by the coding sequence ATGACAAAAACAGTTCTGATTACCGGCTGCTCGTCAGGCTTTGGCGAAGCGAGTGCATGCCTCTTTGCAGAGAGGGGGTGGAATGTTGTCGCAACGATGCGCAATCCCAGTGATCTCTGCGAAACACTGCCAAACGTTTTTGTAACCAAGCTTGATGTGCAAGATCGGGCTTCGATCCGGAGCGCATTGGATGCCGGGATCGAAAAATTCGGTCGGATTGACGTTGTAATTAACAACGCTGGGTACGGACTGTCTGGTGTTTTTGAGGGTACACCCCGAGAGAAAGTTTTGGACCAGTTTGAGGTCAACGTTTTTGGCGTGATGGACGTGGTTCGCGAAACGCTTCCCCATTTCCGTGCACATCGTTCTGGTCTCTTCATTAACGTGAGTTCGGGAGCCGGTGTTTTCGGGCTGCCGATGATCTCGCTGTATAACGCGTCCAAGTTTGCCTTAGAAGGCTTCTCGGAATCGCTGTCCTATGAGCTGAGTGCGCTCGGGATCGGTGTCAAAATTGTCGAACCAGGGGGCGTTCTCGAAACCAAGTTCGGTGAGCGCAGCGGTCAAGAATTTACCTCGACCTCAACACCTGCAGACTACGATGAATTCGTCGCTGGAGCTGGCGCGATCTTCGAGGGTTTGCGCAAGTCGCGCGGTTTGGCAACTAGCGAAGAGGTAGCTGAAGTCATTTTCAGCGCTGCAACCGACGGAACCGATCAGCTACGTTATATCGCGACTGAGGATATCAAGCCGCTCATCGAGAAAAGGCGCGGAAGCTCAGAATCGGAGTATATGACCTTTATGCGCAGCCGAATGATGCCCAAGCTTGATTGA
- a CDS encoding alkene reductase, whose amino-acid sequence MSDLFTSVRVGPYSLANRLAMAPMTRSRANTDGTPTPLMAEYYAQRASLGLILTEATQPSDIGQGNVNTPGIYTAAHVKGWEQVTSAIHAKGGRVFIQIMHVGRMSHPENVVGNLQAVAPSALAPNLQLHTPSGMKEVPVPREMTLQDIKQTVADFRHAARSAIEAGADGVEVHGANGYLIQQFLAPNANVRTDEYGGSIPNRARFAIEVVSAVVEEIGAERTGFRVSPGGPLGDLDEGSEGPALYRYLVGELDKLGLAFLDVMHWGNEELLKDIRNLWHQTLILNRPGRPRELIGADVAAGLADIESYGSMTLANPDFARRTQTKAPLNEVDKATFFGGSARGYTDYPSLA is encoded by the coding sequence ATGTCTGACCTATTCACTTCCGTCCGAGTAGGACCTTACTCTCTGGCAAACCGTCTGGCGATGGCTCCGATGACCCGCAGTCGAGCCAACACCGACGGGACGCCTACGCCACTGATGGCCGAGTATTACGCCCAGCGCGCCAGCCTGGGCCTGATTTTGACAGAAGCCACCCAACCCTCAGACATAGGGCAAGGCAATGTAAATACCCCCGGCATCTACACAGCAGCGCACGTGAAGGGCTGGGAGCAGGTCACGTCGGCGATCCACGCCAAGGGTGGTCGTGTGTTCATCCAGATTATGCACGTTGGCCGCATGTCGCACCCCGAAAATGTAGTCGGTAACCTGCAAGCTGTCGCGCCGTCCGCTCTCGCACCTAACTTACAGCTCCACACCCCGTCCGGAATGAAGGAAGTGCCAGTACCGCGAGAAATGACTCTGCAGGACATTAAGCAAACTGTCGCAGATTTCCGCCATGCGGCTCGATCTGCCATCGAAGCCGGTGCAGATGGTGTCGAGGTCCACGGCGCGAACGGCTACCTCATTCAGCAATTCCTTGCTCCCAATGCGAACGTACGCACCGACGAATATGGGGGCTCAATACCGAATCGTGCGCGCTTTGCTATCGAGGTGGTAAGTGCGGTTGTTGAGGAAATCGGCGCGGAGCGCACAGGCTTCCGCGTCTCTCCCGGTGGTCCATTGGGCGATCTCGACGAGGGCAGCGAAGGCCCAGCCCTTTATCGCTACCTCGTAGGCGAATTAGACAAACTTGGGCTTGCCTTCCTTGATGTAATGCATTGGGGCAACGAGGAGCTACTCAAAGATATACGCAATCTCTGGCACCAGACGTTGATCCTGAACCGTCCTGGTCGTCCGCGCGAACTGATTGGCGCTGACGTAGCCGCCGGTCTAGCCGACATCGAATCCTATGGCTCGATGACACTGGCCAATCCAGACTTCGCGCGCCGCACACAGACTAAGGCACCTTTGAATGAGGTGGACAAGGCAACCTTCTTTGGTGGCAGCGCACGCGGTTACACTGATTACCCTAGCCTGGCGTGA
- a CDS encoding SDR family oxidoreductase, whose product MKYVVVGGTGFIGTKVVARLRSAGHEVIAAAPETGVNSITGEGLEQAMANAHAVLDVTNSPTFDQQGILDFFGVSTSNLINAEKKANVRHHVLLSIVGTDRLPDNAYFQGKILQEKLVKDSGVPFTIVHSTQFMEFLGAIADLGGTNEETRISTGHVQVIAANDLADALSDVLMGDPTGGIVEVAGPNREPMSDAVSRYLTAKGDARRVVADPDALYFGARLEPDTLVPVGEARIGKTNFSQWLTSLAQ is encoded by the coding sequence ATGAAATATGTTGTAGTAGGCGGAACAGGGTTCATCGGCACGAAGGTCGTCGCCAGATTAAGGTCGGCTGGTCATGAAGTAATTGCTGCAGCGCCGGAGACCGGTGTGAACAGCATCACTGGTGAAGGCCTGGAACAGGCCATGGCTAACGCTCACGCGGTCCTGGACGTAACCAACTCGCCAACGTTCGACCAGCAAGGCATACTGGATTTTTTCGGGGTTTCTACATCAAATCTCATCAATGCCGAAAAGAAGGCAAACGTTCGTCACCACGTTCTGTTGTCCATTGTTGGCACCGACCGACTCCCCGACAATGCTTATTTCCAAGGAAAAATTCTCCAAGAGAAGTTGGTGAAAGATTCCGGCGTGCCGTTCACAATTGTGCATTCAACACAATTTATGGAATTCCTGGGGGCGATTGCAGACCTTGGCGGGACCAACGAGGAAACGCGCATCTCGACTGGTCATGTCCAAGTGATCGCGGCGAACGATCTAGCCGATGCCCTTAGCGATGTCCTAATGGGAGACCCAACTGGAGGCATCGTCGAAGTGGCTGGGCCAAACCGTGAGCCAATGAGTGATGCGGTGAGTCGTTATTTGACGGCGAAAGGCGACGCTCGCCGTGTGGTAGCCGACCCTGACGCGTTGTACTTTGGTGCCCGACTTGAGCCTGATACACTTGTGCCCGTAGGAGAAGCGCGTATCGGCAAAACAAACTTCAGCCAGTGGCTGACTTCTTTGGCCCAGTGA
- a CDS encoding LysR family transcriptional regulator has protein sequence MSGMTLADLRAIATVEAAGSFRGAARELEVSVSSLSHQVATVEKRLGIRLFNRTTRSVSITEAGEALLKRVRPALNDIDAALAAVDHLRSTPSGTLRLNTSEGGAERILPLVIDFLANHPDMKVDLVTEGRLVDIVAQGFDAGIRLQDVIPKDMISVSLGQTESFVIVASPVYLERKNIPTSPGDLLQHECIRARLPSGSLVNWELERNGDTISVDVRGRLVAGSTELSVLAARQHAGIAYVALRAVEHDISSGKLVQLLPEWTPPYPGVCLYYPSRRLPSAGLRAFIDHAFEWRRQNLRGAT, from the coding sequence ATGTCGGGAATGACGCTTGCGGACCTGCGGGCAATTGCTACAGTTGAAGCTGCTGGAAGCTTCCGTGGAGCCGCGAGGGAGCTGGAGGTTTCAGTATCGTCGCTCAGCCATCAGGTTGCGACTGTGGAGAAGCGTTTAGGAATTCGATTGTTCAATCGAACCACCAGAAGTGTTTCCATCACTGAGGCTGGCGAGGCGCTACTGAAACGGGTTCGTCCAGCGCTAAACGATATCGATGCCGCACTTGCTGCGGTCGACCATCTGCGCAGCACTCCGTCGGGGACGTTAAGGCTGAACACGTCAGAAGGTGGAGCTGAAAGAATACTCCCACTCGTCATCGACTTCTTGGCGAACCATCCAGACATGAAAGTTGACCTCGTTACAGAAGGGCGACTAGTCGACATCGTTGCCCAGGGATTTGATGCCGGTATCCGGCTTCAAGACGTGATACCAAAGGACATGATTTCGGTCTCGCTCGGCCAAACAGAGTCTTTTGTCATAGTTGCCTCGCCTGTTTATCTTGAGCGGAAAAACATTCCAACGTCGCCGGGAGACCTACTGCAGCATGAGTGCATAAGGGCGCGGTTGCCAAGCGGCAGTCTGGTGAATTGGGAGCTTGAGCGCAACGGTGACACGATATCGGTCGATGTTCGAGGGCGACTAGTCGCGGGCAGCACCGAACTTAGTGTTTTGGCGGCACGTCAACATGCAGGCATCGCTTATGTGGCCCTTCGTGCGGTGGAACACGATATTTCCAGCGGAAAACTTGTCCAGCTTCTGCCGGAGTGGACGCCCCCATACCCTGGTGTCTGCCTCTATTATCCAAGCAGACGGCTTCCCTCTGCTGGGCTGCGAGCGTTCATAGATCACGCTTTTGAATGGCGGCGACAAAATTTAAGGGGTGCTACTTAA
- a CDS encoding alpha/beta fold hydrolase yields MQRRTLLFGTATAVLIGTITEPRAERANLKEEAGLFTTVKQINAGVLSVGYFEAGLKGAPVVVLLHGFPYDVLSFVEVGPSLVKKGYRVIVPYLRGHGTTNFLDPKTPRSGQQAAIGRDLIELLDALEIENAIFAGYDWGGRAACVGAALWPERCNGLVSVNSYLIQDIAKSNQPAPAHVERGFWYQFYFQTERGRKGLARNRTEIARIMWHENSPTWRFDNETFERSARSFENPDYVDVVVHSYRHRLGGAKGYPDYIEIEEKLAIQPVIQVPSVTLDGAADGVVSATDGTATAAKFGGKRVHRVIPGVGHNLPQEAPAAFIDAVIEVASL; encoded by the coding sequence GTGCAACGACGAACCCTTCTCTTCGGGACAGCAACAGCAGTTTTAATCGGCACGATCACCGAGCCACGCGCTGAGCGCGCGAACCTGAAAGAGGAGGCGGGTTTGTTCACGACGGTAAAGCAAATTAATGCAGGTGTGTTGAGCGTGGGGTACTTTGAAGCTGGTCTTAAGGGTGCCCCAGTAGTCGTGTTATTACACGGCTTTCCATACGACGTGCTGAGCTTTGTCGAGGTTGGGCCGAGCCTCGTAAAAAAGGGTTACAGGGTAATCGTCCCATACCTAAGAGGCCACGGGACAACCAACTTCCTTGATCCGAAAACCCCGCGATCCGGTCAACAGGCGGCAATCGGCCGAGACTTAATTGAATTGTTAGATGCCCTGGAGATCGAAAACGCGATCTTCGCAGGGTACGACTGGGGCGGTCGCGCAGCGTGCGTTGGCGCGGCACTTTGGCCAGAAAGGTGCAACGGTTTGGTTTCGGTCAACAGTTATCTTATTCAAGATATTGCTAAATCGAACCAGCCTGCTCCCGCTCATGTCGAGCGCGGATTTTGGTATCAGTTCTATTTCCAAACCGAGAGAGGGAGAAAAGGTCTCGCTCGAAACCGGACGGAAATAGCGAGGATCATGTGGCACGAAAATTCCCCGACATGGCGCTTTGACAACGAAACCTTCGAACGCAGTGCTCGATCATTTGAGAACCCGGACTACGTGGACGTTGTAGTCCACTCATACCGCCACCGTCTTGGTGGCGCGAAGGGTTACCCGGATTACATCGAGATTGAAGAGAAACTCGCTATACAGCCAGTCATTCAAGTTCCTTCCGTGACCCTGGATGGAGCTGCCGATGGTGTGGTTTCAGCCACTGACGGTACGGCCACCGCTGCTAAGTTTGGTGGCAAGAGAGTACACCGAGTTATTCCTGGTGTCGGGCACAATCTTCCACAGGAGGCACCCGCCGCGTTCATCGACGCCGTGATCGAAGTGGCTTCCCTTTAA
- a CDS encoding MarR family winged helix-turn-helix transcriptional regulator encodes MDQVDKVIEQWRVARPDLDVTTMGPIGRLSRATKHMHTVAEQTFASHGLNMAGFDVLSALRRSGPPYSLSAGDLLASMMITSGTMTNRIDQLEKSGLVLRTADPDDARKAIVCLTTEGLERIEQAIVDHVVTQRELLTGLTAREIVQLDGLLRKLTQSLGV; translated from the coding sequence ATGGATCAAGTAGATAAAGTCATTGAGCAGTGGCGCGTGGCACGTCCCGATCTGGATGTGACCACAATGGGGCCGATAGGACGCTTATCGCGAGCAACCAAGCATATGCATACCGTGGCGGAGCAGACATTCGCGTCTCACGGGTTGAACATGGCCGGGTTCGATGTGTTGTCCGCTCTGCGAAGGTCTGGACCGCCCTACTCTCTCTCTGCTGGCGATCTTTTGGCATCAATGATGATCACGTCCGGCACCATGACGAACCGGATCGATCAGTTAGAAAAATCGGGGCTCGTCCTAAGAACAGCCGACCCGGATGACGCTCGCAAAGCTATTGTGTGCCTGACAACCGAAGGCCTGGAGCGTATTGAACAAGCAATCGTTGATCACGTTGTCACGCAACGTGAGCTTCTGACCGGGCTGACCGCACGCGAGATTGTTCAGTTAGACGGACTGCTTCGCAAACTAACTCAGTCACTGGGCGTTTAA
- a CDS encoding cupin domain-containing protein — MLKLLTATTLMIATLTTPTWAAQKAHKAKISVIFDHKLPDLPGKSLRGVLVEYGPGGYNPSHTHAKSAFISATVIEGEVKSKVNGGDEKVFKTGENWIEVPGDHHQVSANASTTKPAKILAVFVVDTTETELTTPDP, encoded by the coding sequence ATGTTAAAACTACTCACAGCCACGACTTTAATGATCGCCACTTTGACGACGCCGACATGGGCAGCGCAAAAAGCGCATAAGGCAAAAATTTCGGTGATCTTCGACCACAAGCTGCCTGATCTTCCGGGAAAAAGCTTGCGAGGCGTCTTGGTCGAATACGGACCAGGCGGCTACAATCCTTCCCACACTCATGCGAAAAGCGCCTTCATATCGGCTACTGTCATTGAAGGTGAAGTTAAAAGCAAGGTAAATGGCGGGGACGAAAAGGTATTCAAGACCGGGGAAAACTGGATCGAGGTGCCCGGTGACCACCATCAAGTGAGTGCCAACGCGAGCACCACAAAGCCTGCGAAAATTCTCGCTGTTTTCGTCGTCGATACGACTGAAACAGAACTCACAACCCCTGATCCTTGA